A region of Thermovibrio ammonificans HB-1 DNA encodes the following proteins:
- the rplE gene encoding 50S ribosomal protein L5 encodes MAEEKYVPRLKKKYKEEVIPALMKKFGYKNVMQVPRIEKIVVNMGVGEAVQNIKELENAMNDLALITGQKPSVRRAKRSEAGFKLRKGMPIGAKVTLRRDRMWDFLDRLISMALPRVRDFKGLSPKSFDGRGNYNFGLEEQTVFPEIDYDKVDKIRGMNITIVTTAETDEEAKALLEALGFPFRK; translated from the coding sequence ATGGCAGAGGAGAAGTACGTTCCGAGACTGAAGAAGAAGTACAAAGAGGAAGTTATACCTGCACTTATGAAGAAGTTCGGCTACAAAAACGTTATGCAGGTGCCGAGAATAGAGAAGATTGTTGTTAACATGGGTGTGGGTGAGGCCGTTCAGAACATAAAGGAGCTTGAGAACGCCATGAACGACCTTGCCCTCATTACCGGTCAGAAGCCTTCCGTTAGGAGGGCAAAGCGTTCCGAGGCCGGCTTTAAGCTCCGTAAGGGAATGCCCATCGGAGCCAAAGTGACCCTCAGAAGGGACCGTATGTGGGATTTCCTTGACAGGCTCATCTCCATGGCCCTTCCGAGGGTTAGGGACTTTAAAGGGCTCTCTCCGAAGTCCTTTGACGGCCGCGGAAACTACAACTTCGGTCTTGAGGAGCAGACCGTTTTCCCCGAGATTGACTACGACAAAGTTGACAAAATCCGTGGTATGAACATCACTATAGTTACAACTGCCGAAACCGACGAGGAGGCAAAAGCCCTCCTGGAGGCTCTCGGATTTCCGTTTAGGAAGTAA
- a CDS encoding type Z 30S ribosomal protein S14, protein MARKALIVKAQKEPKFKVRKYNRCPLCGRPRGYIREFGMCRLCFRTLALQGKIPGLKKASW, encoded by the coding sequence ATGGCAAGGAAAGCTTTAATCGTAAAGGCTCAAAAGGAGCCGAAGTTCAAAGTAAGGAAGTACAACCGCTGTCCCCTCTGCGGTCGTCCGAGGGGTTACATAAGGGAATTTGGAATGTGCAGGCTTTGCTTTAGAACCCTTGCACTCCAAGGAAAAATTCCGGGCCTGAAGAAGGCCAGCTGGTAA
- the rpsH gene encoding 30S ribosomal protein S8, whose amino-acid sequence MMMDTVADFLARIRNANLVYHETVEAPYSKVNEAIAKILKEEGFIKDYEVIEVPFKRAKNPENKKKVIRVHMKYGPNKERVINEIKRVSKPGRRIYVGKDEIPLVKAGLGVAILSTNKGIIPGYKARKLGVGGEVLCYVW is encoded by the coding sequence ATGATGATGGATACTGTTGCCGATTTCCTCGCGAGGATTAGGAACGCGAACCTTGTTTACCACGAGACTGTAGAAGCTCCTTATTCTAAGGTTAACGAGGCCATAGCGAAAATCCTGAAAGAGGAAGGTTTTATAAAGGACTACGAGGTTATAGAGGTGCCCTTCAAGAGGGCCAAGAACCCTGAGAACAAGAAGAAGGTTATCAGGGTTCATATGAAGTACGGCCCCAATAAGGAGAGGGTCATCAACGAGATTAAGAGGGTATCTAAGCCCGGTAGGCGTATTTACGTAGGTAAGGACGAGATACCCCTTGTAAAGGCAGGTCTCGGTGTTGCCATTCTCTCCACCAACAAGGGGATTATCCCCGGATACAAGGCCAGGAAGCTCGGCGTAGGTGGAGAGGTTCTCTGCTACGTCTGGTAA
- the rplF gene encoding 50S ribosomal protein L6: MSRIGRLPVEIPQGVTVEVKPGNHVVVKGPKGQLEFTFNPKLTIKVEDNKVIVERPNDEKQMKALHGTTRAIINNMVIGVSKGFEKVLEVKGLGYRAFVKGDTLELHLGFSHPVLYKIPEGIQIEVDRDNNIYVRGIDKQKVGQVAAEIRSFRPPEPYKGKGIRYRGERIILKAGKSAKK; this comes from the coding sequence ATGTCCAGGATAGGTAGGCTTCCCGTTGAGATACCGCAAGGAGTAACGGTAGAGGTTAAGCCCGGGAACCACGTTGTTGTTAAGGGCCCTAAGGGGCAACTCGAGTTTACCTTCAACCCGAAGTTAACAATTAAGGTTGAAGACAACAAGGTTATCGTTGAGAGGCCCAACGACGAGAAGCAGATGAAGGCCCTTCACGGAACCACCAGGGCCATAATAAACAACATGGTTATCGGAGTTTCAAAAGGGTTTGAGAAGGTTCTTGAGGTTAAAGGTCTGGGTTACAGGGCCTTCGTTAAGGGTGATACTCTGGAGCTTCACCTTGGATTTTCCCACCCGGTTCTCTACAAGATTCCGGAGGGTATTCAGATTGAGGTCGACAGGGACAACAACATCTACGTTCGCGGTATAGATAAGCAGAAGGTAGGCCAGGTTGCGGCCGAAATCCGCTCCTTCAGGCCGCCTGAGCCTTACAAGGGTAAAGGTATCAGGTACAGGGGTGAGAGGATTATCCTCAAGGCCGGTAAGTCTGCTAAGAAGTAA
- the rplR gene encoding 50S ribosomal protein L18, translating into MAKLTRRERIAKKHRRVRKKVFGTPERPRLAVYKSLKHIYAQIIDDTKGVTLVSASTLDKEIRPRMPELTKTEEAFEVGKLIAKRALEKGIKKVVFDRGGFIYHGRIKALAEGAREGGLEF; encoded by the coding sequence ATGGCTAAGTTAACAAGGCGTGAGAGAATTGCGAAGAAGCACAGAAGGGTTAGGAAAAAGGTATTCGGAACGCCCGAAAGGCCGAGGCTGGCGGTTTACAAGAGCTTGAAGCACATCTATGCACAGATTATTGACGATACAAAGGGTGTTACACTTGTTTCCGCCTCTACTCTCGACAAGGAAATCAGGCCGAGGATGCCCGAGCTTACCAAAACCGAAGAGGCCTTTGAGGTCGGTAAGCTTATCGCGAAGCGTGCCCTTGAAAAGGGCATAAAGAAGGTAGTTTTTGACAGGGGCGGTTTCATCTACCACGGCCGTATTAAGGCCCTTGCCGAAGGTGCAAGGGAAGGCGGACTTGAATTCTAA
- the rpsE gene encoding 30S ribosomal protein S5 produces the protein MAKRVKPDGLELKERLVHINRNAKVVTGGRKFSFTAFVVVGDGKGVVGFGRGKAAEVPDAIRKATEDAKKNLIKVPVVDGTIPFEVEAKFGGSKVIMRPAAPGTGVIASAPVRAVLESAGVTDILTKVIGSTNPHTVVRAVLKGLEQLKTPEEFAKLRGVPVEELRRRWKLPGRKVTKEGEIIRR, from the coding sequence ATGGCGAAGAGGGTAAAACCTGACGGTTTAGAGCTTAAAGAGAGACTTGTTCACATTAACAGGAACGCTAAGGTTGTAACCGGCGGAAGGAAGTTCAGCTTTACCGCCTTCGTTGTTGTAGGCGACGGTAAAGGCGTTGTCGGTTTTGGAAGGGGTAAAGCTGCAGAGGTTCCAGACGCTATAAGGAAGGCCACTGAAGATGCCAAGAAGAACCTTATAAAGGTTCCCGTTGTAGACGGAACCATTCCCTTCGAGGTTGAGGCCAAGTTCGGCGGCTCCAAGGTTATTATGAGGCCGGCCGCTCCCGGTACCGGAGTTATTGCGTCTGCTCCGGTTCGTGCCGTTCTTGAGTCTGCCGGCGTAACCGACATTCTCACAAAGGTTATAGGCTCTACAAACCCCCACACGGTTGTTAGGGCTGTTCTCAAAGGCCTTGAGCAACTTAAGACTCCCGAGGAGTTTGCCAAGCTCCGCGGAGTTCCCGTTGAGGAGCTTCGCAGGCGCTGGAAGCTTCCGGGCCGCAAAGTAACAAAAGAAGGTGAGATTATCAGGAGGTAA
- the rpmD gene encoding 50S ribosomal protein L30, translating to MAKVKITLVRGLAGKSKRKKATLEALGLRKRGASTVKELNPAIEGMIEKVKELVKVEPVEE from the coding sequence ATGGCTAAGGTTAAGATAACGCTCGTTCGCGGCCTTGCCGGTAAGAGCAAGAGGAAGAAGGCAACTCTCGAAGCTCTCGGCCTCAGGAAGAGAGGAGCTTCCACCGTTAAGGAGCTGAATCCCGCAATTGAGGGAATGATTGAGAAAGTTAAAGAACTCGTAAAAGTAGAACCTGTGGAGGAGTAA
- the rplO gene encoding 50S ribosomal protein L15, with the protein MGLGLNNLKPNPGAVREKKRVGRGHGSGHGKTSGRGQKGQKARSGWKGGTRPGFEGGQTPLYMRFPKRGFSNAPFKKEYAVVNVRDLQERFEEGTEVTPELLKQVGLVKRNLPVKVLGDGELTKKLVVKAHKFSESAKRKIEEAGGSWEEIA; encoded by the coding sequence ATGGGACTTGGACTGAATAACCTTAAGCCCAACCCTGGAGCTGTCCGTGAGAAGAAGCGTGTAGGTAGGGGTCACGGCTCTGGCCACGGTAAAACCTCCGGAAGGGGACAGAAGGGTCAGAAGGCCCGCTCCGGATGGAAGGGCGGAACCAGGCCCGGATTTGAAGGTGGCCAGACTCCCCTTTACATGCGCTTTCCCAAGCGCGGCTTTTCCAACGCTCCCTTTAAGAAGGAGTACGCCGTTGTTAACGTAAGGGACCTCCAGGAGCGCTTCGAAGAGGGAACCGAAGTTACCCCTGAACTTTTAAAGCAGGTTGGCCTTGTAAAAAGGAACCTTCCCGTTAAGGTTCTCGGGGACGGAGAGCTCACCAAGAAGCTGGTAGTTAAGGCCCACAAGTTCTCCGAATCTGCTAAGCGTAAAATTGAGGAGGCGGGAGGCTCCTGGGAAGAGATAGCCTAA
- the secY gene encoding preprotein translocase subunit SecY: protein MNLSKIFANVTAVPELRRRFLFTLALLAVFRLGAHIPVPGINVEALVDFFQRAQGTVFGMMDIFSGGALRKLTIFALGVMPYISSSIIMQLLTVAIPSIEKLAKEEGEYGRRKINQYTRYGAVLLAFIQALGIAIGLESMTSPTGVPIVPNPGFTFLFVTVTTLTAGSTFLMWLGEKITEKGIGNGMSLLIFAGIVASIPSAVIRVLTMVKSGDMSLFKLLTVVAIIVLMIAAIVYIQEAERRVPLQYARRTVGRQAVGRYTSYLPIKLNPAGVIPIIFAASILMFPATVVRFIHNPIAQSIYEALQPGTTLYLVVYGALIFFFTYFYTAIVFNPEEIAENLNKAGGFIPGVRAGTDTAKYLDRIVSRLTFAGAVFLTLVALIPMIIVQKMNLPFYFGGTAILIVVGVALDTLKRMEAFALMLSYEGFLGRRRRKMRLGAGGSR, encoded by the coding sequence ATGAACCTTTCCAAAATATTTGCCAACGTTACGGCGGTTCCTGAGCTCAGGAGGAGATTCCTCTTTACCTTAGCGCTCCTGGCCGTTTTCCGGCTGGGAGCCCATATTCCCGTCCCCGGTATAAACGTTGAAGCCCTTGTAGACTTCTTCCAAAGGGCCCAGGGGACCGTTTTCGGCATGATGGACATCTTCTCCGGAGGGGCCCTGAGGAAACTCACCATCTTTGCCCTCGGCGTTATGCCCTACATCAGCTCCTCCATCATCATGCAGCTTCTCACTGTAGCCATTCCCTCTATAGAGAAACTTGCGAAAGAGGAAGGGGAGTACGGCAGGAGGAAAATCAACCAGTACACCCGCTACGGTGCGGTTCTCCTTGCCTTCATTCAGGCCCTCGGAATAGCGATAGGCCTTGAGAGCATGACGAGCCCTACGGGCGTTCCCATAGTTCCCAACCCCGGCTTTACCTTCCTCTTCGTAACCGTTACCACCCTTACTGCCGGCTCAACTTTCCTGATGTGGCTCGGCGAGAAGATAACCGAAAAAGGTATCGGTAACGGAATGTCTCTTTTGATTTTCGCCGGTATCGTTGCGAGCATCCCCTCTGCCGTTATAAGGGTGCTCACAATGGTGAAGAGCGGGGACATGTCCCTCTTTAAACTCCTGACGGTTGTGGCAATCATAGTCTTGATGATTGCCGCCATAGTTTACATTCAAGAGGCCGAAAGGAGAGTCCCCCTCCAGTATGCCCGGAGAACAGTCGGCCGTCAGGCCGTAGGGCGCTACACCAGCTATCTTCCCATTAAACTCAACCCGGCCGGCGTTATTCCCATAATCTTTGCAGCCTCTATCCTGATGTTCCCGGCAACCGTTGTTCGCTTCATTCACAACCCGATTGCCCAGTCAATCTATGAGGCCCTTCAGCCGGGAACTACGCTCTACCTGGTTGTTTACGGCGCTTTAATCTTCTTCTTCACCTATTTCTACACCGCAATAGTCTTCAACCCTGAAGAGATAGCCGAAAACCTCAACAAAGCCGGAGGCTTCATCCCCGGCGTTAGGGCGGGAACCGACACCGCCAAGTACCTCGACAGAATCGTATCGAGACTCACCTTTGCAGGGGCGGTCTTCCTGACGCTTGTGGCCTTAATTCCGATGATTATCGTTCAGAAGATGAACCTGCCCTTTTACTTCGGCGGTACGGCCATCCTGATTGTTGTAGGTGTGGCCCTCGATACCCTCAAGAGGATGGAAGCTTTCGCCCTTATGCTCTCTTACGAAGGCTTCCTCGGAAGAAGACGGAGAAAGATGCGCTTGGGAGCAGGAGGTTCCAGATGA
- a CDS encoding adenylate kinase encodes MIKVVFLGPPGAGKGTQAQRIAAKYGVPHISTGDILRAAVKEGTELGKLAKTYMDRGELVPDDVIIGIIRERLSEPDVKEKGFILDGFPRTIAQAKALDQMLEELNMPLDRVIYLNVDDEEIVKRLLARGREDDTEEVIRKRLKVYREQTAPLIDYYSEKCLLVEIYGVGDIDEITAKIEEALGLKG; translated from the coding sequence ATGATAAAAGTAGTCTTCTTAGGCCCTCCCGGAGCCGGAAAGGGAACTCAGGCCCAGAGGATTGCGGCCAAGTACGGCGTTCCCCACATATCTACCGGCGACATCCTGCGTGCCGCCGTTAAAGAGGGGACTGAGCTCGGAAAGCTTGCGAAAACTTACATGGACAGGGGAGAGCTCGTTCCCGACGACGTAATAATAGGTATCATCAGGGAGAGGCTATCCGAGCCCGACGTTAAAGAGAAGGGCTTTATCCTCGACGGTTTCCCCCGGACAATCGCCCAAGCCAAAGCCCTCGACCAGATGCTCGAAGAGCTCAACATGCCCCTCGACAGGGTAATCTACCTCAACGTAGACGATGAAGAGATTGTTAAACGCCTCCTTGCGAGGGGAAGGGAAGACGATACCGAAGAGGTTATAAGGAAGAGGCTAAAAGTTTACAGGGAGCAGACCGCTCCTCTTATAGACTACTACTCCGAAAAGTGCCTCCTTGTTGAGATTTACGGAGTGGGAGACATAGACGAGATAACTGCCAAAATTGAAGAAGCTCTCGGGTTGAAGGGTTAA
- the map gene encoding type I methionyl aminopeptidase yields the protein MKRTKHGIILKTPEEIAKLRTAAATTMEILLKIAENVAPGITALDIDKLARSYCKEYGVRPAFLGYGGFPGAICVSVNEEVVHGLPTKNKVFKEGDIVSLDFGAVVDGWIGDVAVTVPVGEVSPVAQKLIEVTEKALYKGIEAAKVGGKLIDISRAIQRFVESHGFNVTRGYAGHGIGRSLHEEPQITNYVFKGYPDITLEPGMTFAIEPMVNEGTGKVKVKRDRWTVVTRDGKLSAHFEHDVAITDEGTIIMSAI from the coding sequence TTGAAGCGGACAAAGCACGGAATAATCCTTAAAACCCCCGAAGAGATAGCCAAGCTCCGAACGGCTGCTGCTACCACTATGGAGATTCTCCTTAAAATTGCGGAGAACGTGGCTCCGGGTATAACCGCCCTCGACATAGACAAGCTTGCAAGAAGCTACTGTAAGGAGTACGGCGTTAGGCCGGCCTTTCTCGGCTACGGGGGCTTCCCCGGAGCCATATGCGTCTCCGTGAACGAGGAGGTTGTCCACGGTCTCCCGACTAAAAACAAAGTCTTTAAGGAGGGGGACATAGTCTCCCTCGACTTCGGGGCAGTTGTTGACGGCTGGATAGGGGACGTGGCGGTAACTGTTCCCGTAGGTGAGGTCTCTCCCGTTGCCCAGAAGCTCATAGAGGTAACGGAGAAAGCGCTCTACAAGGGTATAGAGGCCGCTAAAGTGGGCGGCAAACTCATCGATATATCAAGGGCGATTCAGCGTTTTGTGGAGTCCCACGGATTTAACGTTACACGGGGGTATGCCGGTCACGGTATAGGGCGCTCCCTCCATGAGGAGCCCCAGATAACAAACTACGTTTTTAAAGGTTACCCCGACATAACTCTCGAGCCGGGCATGACGTTCGCAATTGAGCCTATGGTTAACGAGGGAACGGGTAAGGTGAAGGTGAAGCGTGATAGGTGGACCGTTGTAACCAGGGACGGGAAGCTGTCTGCCCATTTTGAGCACGATGTTGCTATTACAGATGAGGGGACTATAATTATGTCCGCAATTTGA
- the infA gene encoding translation initiation factor IF-1, producing the protein MAKEKGIQVEGKVVEALPNAYFKVELDNGHQVLAHASGKMRVHFIRILPGDRVVVELSPYDLTRGRIVYRKG; encoded by the coding sequence ATGGCAAAGGAAAAAGGTATTCAGGTTGAAGGAAAGGTGGTTGAGGCCCTGCCCAACGCCTACTTCAAGGTAGAGCTCGATAACGGACATCAAGTTCTCGCCCACGCTTCGGGCAAAATGAGGGTTCACTTTATAAGGATTCTGCCAGGCGACCGTGTGGTCGTTGAGCTCAGTCCCTACGACCTTACAAGGGGGAGGATAGTTTACCGCAAAGGATAA
- the rpmJ gene encoding 50S ribosomal protein L36, which translates to MKVRPSVKKICPKCKIIRRKGVVRVICENPKHKQRQGK; encoded by the coding sequence ATGAAGGTAAGACCGTCTGTGAAGAAGATTTGCCCCAAGTGTAAGATTATCAGGCGTAAAGGGGTAGTTAGGGTTATCTGTGAGAACCCTAAGCACAAACAGAGACAAGGTAAGTAA
- the rpsM gene encoding 30S ribosomal protein S13, whose product MARIAGVDIPDNKKVPYSLAYIYGIGIKSGFKICEKAGVDPEKRVKDLTEEEIAKIRRIIENEYKVEGDLRKEIAMNIKRLIEIGCYRGVRHRLGLPVRGQRTRTNARTRKGPRKTVAGKKKAPKK is encoded by the coding sequence GTGGCGAGGATTGCTGGAGTAGACATTCCAGACAACAAGAAGGTCCCCTATTCCCTTGCCTACATTTACGGAATCGGGATTAAGAGCGGCTTTAAAATCTGCGAAAAGGCCGGCGTAGACCCGGAAAAGAGGGTTAAGGACTTAACCGAAGAGGAGATTGCCAAGATAAGGCGCATTATCGAGAACGAGTACAAGGTTGAAGGTGACCTCCGTAAAGAGATTGCAATGAACATCAAGCGCCTGATTGAAATCGGCTGTTACCGTGGCGTTCGTCACAGGCTCGGCCTTCCCGTTCGCGGCCAGAGGACGAGGACAAACGCCAGAACGAGGAAGGGACCGAGGAAGACGGTTGCCGGTAAGAAGAAGGCACCCAAGAAGTAA
- the rpsK gene encoding 30S ribosomal protein S11: MAKAKKGKKRQKRTVGFAIAHIQTSFNNTIITFTDKEGNTLCWESGGTVGFKGTRKSTPYAAQLAATKAAQRAMKEFGVKDVEIRIKGNGGGRETAIKAIAAAGLNVKVIRDVTPIPHDGCRPPKRRRV, translated from the coding sequence ATGGCTAAGGCCAAGAAGGGAAAGAAGAGGCAGAAGAGAACCGTTGGTTTCGCTATAGCGCACATTCAAACCTCTTTCAACAACACCATTATTACCTTTACCGATAAAGAGGGTAATACCCTCTGCTGGGAGAGCGGCGGAACCGTAGGATTTAAGGGAACGAGGAAGAGCACTCCTTACGCCGCTCAGCTTGCCGCTACAAAGGCGGCCCAAAGGGCCATGAAGGAGTTCGGCGTTAAGGACGTTGAAATAAGGATAAAGGGTAACGGCGGAGGAAGGGAAACCGCCATTAAGGCTATTGCAGCTGCCGGTTTAAACGTTAAGGTTATTAGGGACGTTACTCCCATTCCCCACGACGGCTGTAGGCCACCAAAAAGAAGAAGGGTTTAA
- the rpsD gene encoding 30S ribosomal protein S4 — MGRYTGPKWRIARRLGVNIYVGEEKSQKGKSILDRRPYPPGQHGRSRRKISYYGRQLMEKQKVKYYYGVREEQFRRFYEMAERMRGQTGENLLKLLESRLDNVVYRLGFGKSHRHARQLVVHGHILVNGKKVDRPSYLVKPGDVIEVKEKSRDIPQIKEGMELAQRRGIPSWLELDPENFKGVVKAEPTREEIEIPIEEHLIVELYSK; from the coding sequence ATGGGTAGGTACACAGGTCCCAAGTGGCGTATTGCAAGGCGTCTTGGCGTTAACATATACGTAGGAGAGGAGAAGTCTCAAAAAGGTAAGTCCATTCTCGACAGGCGTCCGTATCCTCCCGGTCAGCACGGCCGTTCCCGTAGGAAGATTTCCTACTACGGCCGTCAGCTTATGGAGAAGCAGAAGGTTAAGTACTACTACGGCGTAAGGGAAGAGCAGTTCAGGCGCTTCTACGAGATGGCCGAGCGTATGAGGGGGCAGACCGGTGAGAACCTCCTCAAGCTCCTCGAGAGCAGGCTTGATAACGTTGTTTACAGGCTGGGATTCGGCAAGTCTCACAGGCATGCAAGGCAGCTTGTAGTTCACGGCCACATTCTCGTTAACGGCAAGAAGGTAGACAGGCCTTCCTACCTTGTTAAGCCCGGAGATGTTATAGAGGTTAAGGAAAAGAGCAGGGACATTCCCCAGATTAAGGAGGGTATGGAGCTCGCTCAGAGGAGAGGTATTCCCTCCTGGCTTGAGCTTGACCCCGAGAACTTTAAGGGTGTTGTTAAGGCCGAGCCTACAAGGGAGGAGATTGAGATTCCTATCGAGGAGCACCTCATCGTAGAGCTCTACTCCAAGTAA
- a CDS encoding DNA-directed RNA polymerase subunit alpha translates to MVEFITPERFTWEEHTNTYGRFVVEPLEKGYGVTIGNALRRVLLSSIEGAAPTAVKFEGAYHEFTTLPGVVEDLTEIVLNIKKLRFVLHGEGPVFIELKKKGPGKVYAKDFELPSQLELLTPDQEIATLDNESSEIEIHLRVDKGKGFVLSEDIQEIFDISTLGWIPLDADFSPIKKVTFKVEDTRVGRRTDYNKLTFEIWTDGSITPKDAVVRASNILIDHFSQIRDRLVEALFAVEEAQEPKEEVSEVLNQTLEEAGLSGRALKVLKEHGIETVKDLVALDRKELESLKGLGKKSIADIEAFLSQLGLELGGGK, encoded by the coding sequence ATGGTTGAATTTATAACTCCTGAGAGGTTCACCTGGGAGGAGCATACCAACACTTACGGTAGGTTCGTGGTTGAACCTCTCGAGAAGGGGTACGGCGTTACCATAGGTAACGCCCTTCGTAGGGTTCTGCTCTCCTCTATAGAGGGTGCTGCTCCTACTGCCGTTAAGTTTGAGGGGGCTTATCACGAGTTTACGACTCTGCCGGGGGTTGTTGAGGATTTAACGGAGATTGTCCTTAACATAAAGAAGCTTAGGTTCGTCCTCCACGGCGAGGGGCCGGTTTTCATAGAGCTGAAGAAGAAAGGGCCCGGTAAGGTTTACGCCAAGGACTTTGAGCTTCCGTCTCAGCTTGAGCTTCTCACCCCCGACCAGGAGATAGCTACCCTCGATAACGAGTCTTCGGAGATAGAGATTCACCTCAGGGTAGATAAAGGAAAGGGGTTCGTTCTCTCCGAAGATATCCAGGAGATTTTCGACATCTCCACGCTCGGCTGGATACCCCTTGATGCCGACTTCTCCCCCATAAAGAAGGTTACATTTAAAGTTGAGGATACGAGGGTAGGCCGCAGAACCGACTACAACAAGCTCACCTTTGAGATTTGGACAGACGGCAGCATAACCCCGAAGGACGCAGTTGTCAGGGCGTCCAACATCCTCATAGACCACTTCTCTCAAATCAGGGATAGGCTCGTTGAGGCCCTTTTTGCCGTTGAGGAGGCCCAAGAACCCAAAGAGGAGGTTTCGGAGGTTCTCAATCAGACCCTTGAGGAAGCCGGACTTTCCGGAAGGGCCCTTAAAGTGCTCAAAGAGCACGGTATAGAAACCGTTAAAGACCTTGTGGCCCTTGATAGGAAGGAGCTTGAGAGTCTCAAAGGTCTTGGTAAGAAGTCTATTGCAGACATCGAGGCCTTTCTCTCTCAACTTGGACTTGAACTGGGCGGAGGTAAGTAG
- the rplQ gene encoding 50S ribosomal protein L17 — MRHRVKGKKLGRPTEHRMLMLRNLVTDLMEHGKVVTTVARAKELRRLADKVITKAKQEDKLKAIRDVLAIVTKKEIAFKVVNEIAPRYKDRQGGYTRMLHYDFRKGDAAPTAIVMLVEAGEGKAEKQEAEEKAEG, encoded by the coding sequence ATGAGACATAGAGTAAAGGGTAAGAAGCTCGGAAGGCCTACAGAGCACAGGATGCTGATGCTCAGGAACCTTGTTACCGATCTTATGGAGCACGGCAAAGTTGTTACTACCGTTGCAAGGGCAAAGGAGCTCAGGCGTCTTGCGGATAAGGTAATCACCAAGGCAAAGCAGGAAGACAAGCTAAAGGCCATAAGGGACGTGCTGGCTATTGTTACCAAGAAAGAGATTGCCTTCAAGGTTGTTAACGAGATAGCTCCCCGTTACAAGGACAGGCAGGGCGGTTACACAAGGATGCTCCACTACGACTTCCGTAAGGGAGACGCCGCACCTACCGCCATAGTTATGCTTGTAGAGGCCGGAGAAGGCAAGGCGGAGAAGCAGGAGGCCGAGGAGAAGGCAGAAGGTTAG
- the minE gene encoding cell division topological specificity factor MinE — MGIFSKIKGALGKPPAKEVAKQRLQVILKYDRAGLPPNAIEEVKKAILAALEKFPFIDTSGVNISIPEDKDKGKIEIEIPVKDQ, encoded by the coding sequence ATGGGGATTTTCTCTAAGATAAAGGGGGCTCTCGGTAAACCTCCGGCAAAAGAGGTGGCCAAACAGAGGCTCCAGGTCATTCTCAAGTACGACAGGGCCGGCCTTCCTCCAAACGCCATAGAGGAAGTTAAAAAGGCGATACTTGCAGCCCTCGAGAAGTTCCCCTTCATCGACACAAGCGGCGTGAACATCAGCATTCCAGAAGACAAAGACAAAGGCAAAATAGAGATAGAGATACCGGTAAAGGACCAGTAA